In Desulfurellaceae bacterium, the genomic window TCTGCTTGACGAAGCGCGCCACTTCGAGACGATCACCCGTTTTTACAACAAGATGGGCCTCCGTCCGCTGGAGGTTCGCGATCTGAAAGTCATGTTTCGCTATCAGGCCCGGCTGTTTCAGTCGCGTGACAAGGTTGAGTGGCTGTGGGGCATTTTATTGAGCGATATCCTGGCCCGTCATTTTTACAGCATTCTGGTCAAAGCCCATCCGACCTCCTTGTTCGCCGAGTTTGCCAGGCGCATTATCATTGACGAAGCCCGCCACCTGGCCTTTGCCGAGCTGTACCTGGGCGAGGAACTCAAGCGCAAACCCGAGCTCAAGTCCGACTTTCTCAAGATGCGGGATGAGCTGATTGGACTGATGCGGGCCATCCACGCCGGCTTGAAAGACGAGGCCGACTTTATCGGCCTTGACGAAAAGCTGCTCTTTGACGCGGTGGTCTATGATGTGGAGAAGAAGGTCCGGCGCATGCAGCTCCACGAGCCGCCGCAGGACGAGCCGGCGTGAAAGCACGCCCCGCCCGCGCTCAGCCCGGCCTGCGCTGGCCACGGGCCAATCGCCCCCCCACCATTCAGTACCGACAAGACCAGTTGCGAGCCCTGGCCCACTGGGAGGCCGACCACCACCATGTGCTGAGCTGGCCGGTCCCGGAGGCTGTACTGGGCCGTTTTCAGGAGTGTCTGAGCGGCCATATGGTGCTGCCCGTCGGAGTGGTCGGTCCGCTAGCCGTAAACCTGGGCGACTACAGGCTGGATGAGACGGGTTGCGTTCGGGAGTCGGGACGAACGGGTGAAGACGTGTTTGTTCCCCTGGCCCATACCGAGGGCGGCCTGTCCGCCTCGGTCCAGCGCGGCGTGCGCGCCGCAGGGCTGGCCGGCGGCATCCGCACCCATGTGTTGGCTGATCGCATGACCCGAGACTCGTGTTTTGTCTTTGGCTCGACCCGGGAGGCGCTGCGCCTGGCCGACTGGCTGGCCGGCCGGCAAACGGAGATGGCCGACTGGCTGCGGCAGGCTCGGCACGCCCCGCCCGCCGCCGCCCTTCCGCCTGTCAGCTCGCACGCCGTCCTGCGCGGGCTGGAGACGCATGTGGTCGGGCCCATGTGTCACGTGCTGTATCGGTTTACAACCGGTGACGCCTGCGGCCCGAACATGATGACGCGCAACGCCTACGCCCTGAATCAGGGCTTTATCCGCGAGCGTTTTGCGCGCCAGACCGGTCTCGAACCGCTGCACGTCTTTGTCGAAACGAATATGGGTGGCGATAAGAAGCCCAGCCACGCCTTTTTCCAGTTCCCCGGCCACGGCAAGCTGGTCATGGCCGAGGCCACGCTGCCCGAGGCTGTGTTGCGGCGGGTCTTGCGCGTGCGGGCCGACGACGTGCTGGCCCTGGAACACGCCGGGCTGCACGGCTCGCACGCCAGCGGCATGCAGTCCTTCGCCTTCACGCCGGCCTCGGCCGTGGCGGCCGTCTTTGCCGCCACCGGCCAGGATTTGGGTATGGTTGGCACGAGCAGCATGGCCCACGATTCGGTCTCCCGGACCGAAGACGGCATCCACATCACGATCCGTCTGTCCGGCCTGGAAGTCGGGACGGTTGGAGGCGGAACGAGTCTGCCCCACGCCCAGGCGTATCTCCGTCTGATGGACTGCTTGGGACCGGGCAAAGTCTACCGTTTTGCCCAGCTCATTGCCGCTACTGCCCTGTGCCTGGAGATTTCAGCCACCGCCAGCATGGCCTCGGCCGGCAGTCAGAACTTTGTGCAGGCCCATTCTGAGCGGGGTGGCGAAAGATGAGCAAACCAGAGCCGCCGGGGCGGGCAAGCTTGCCGCCGGCAGTCCGGGGCAATGGCAGCCATCCGGCTCATTGTTAATCCCAGCTCCGGCCGGGGGCGGGGGAGGGCGGTGGCGAAGCAGGCCGCCCAGCTGCTGGCCGGCCATGGAGTAACCCACGAGGTCTGCTACAGCGTCTCGCCCCACGAGCCTACCCGACTGGCCCGCCAGGCGCTCGTCGACGGGGCGGCTGCGGTGGTCGGTATCGGCGGCGACGGGTTGGTGAGTCAGGTCGCCGCCGAGTTGGTCGGAACCCGGACGCCGCTGGGCATCATTCCGGCCGGCCGGGGCAACGATTTTGCGCGGGGCTTAGGCATCCCGCTCGATATCCCGACCGCCTGCGCCACGCTCGCCGCCGGCCGGCAGCGGCGGATCGATGTCGGCCAAGCCAACGGACGCTACTTTTTCTCAATGGCGGTCATGGGCCTTGCCGCCGAGATCAATCGCCGGGCCAACGCCCTGACCCGTCTGCGGACGAATGGGGTGTATACGCTGCTCACGCTTGCCACGGTTTTCCGCTCTCAGCCCCAATTCTTCAGCCTGGAGTACGAAGGCGGTCGTCGCCGCTGCTACAGCTGGCTGATCGCGGTCGGCAATACCTGGAGCAGTGGCCGGGGGATGGCTCTGGTGCCGGCCGCCCGGCCGGACGACGGCCAGCTGGACGCGTGTGTGGTGAACGGCGTGGGCAGGCTTGAGCTGCTGTCCGTGTTCCCCCGCGTATTCAAGGGCCGGCACGTCTACCACACCGGGGTGGAGACGTTGTGTGGCCGCGCCATGACGATTCATGCCGATCAGCCCGGCGATATCTACGCCGACGGGGAACGGATCGGCCCCCTGCCGGCCAGACTGGAGACGATTCCGCAGGCGCTGAGTGTCTTCGTGCCAGCCGCGCCTCAGCGCGGGCAGGGGGAAGGCTGCTAGGCTCGCCGGCATATCCCCCTTGCAGTCCGGCAGCGATGTGGTACACGGGGGCCTGAAACGAGAGAGCCATGTCTTATCAGGAACAACGACTGACGGTTCGGGGCACAAGCATTCAGCTGCTCAGCGGCGGCAGCGGCGAGCCCCTGCTGTATTTGCACAGTGCCGGCGGCGAGGTCAGCTGGCTGCCCTTTTTTGAACAGCTGGCCCGGCACTACCGCGTGTACGTTCCGGCCCACCCCGGCTTTGGCCAGTCTGAGGGCCTGGACAAGATCGACGGCATGGAAGATCTGGTGTTTCACTACACCGATCTCATGGACGAGCTTGAACTGGTCCAGCCCTACGTGGTGGGGCTGTCGCTGGGCGCCTGGCTGGCCGCCGAGCTGGCAGTCCGCTATTCCCAGCGTGTGCGCAAACTGGCGCTGGTCAGCGCGGTCGGCCTGCGGGTGCCCGGCCATCCCATTGCCGATATTTTTGCCGCCAATCCGGCCGAAACCCGTCGTCTGCTGTTTGCCGACCCGGACTCCAGTCTGGCCAAGACTTTTATTCCTGAAAATCCTAGCCCCGAGGTCTTGTCTGATGTCCTCAAAGCCCGGGCGGCCACCGCTCGGGTCGGCTGGAATCCTTATCTGTGCAATCCAAAGCTCCGCGAGCGTCTGTATCGGGTACAGGTGCCGACGTTGATCGTGTGGGGCGAGGCCGACCGTCTCGTCCCCCGGGCACACGGCGACGCCTATCGCGACGGTATCGCCGGCTCGCAGTTGGTGCCCATCCCCGACTGTGGTCACGCCCCGCCGTTTGAGAAGCCGCAGGAGACCACGGCCGCGCTGGTACAGTTTTTCGAGCAGTGAGGGAGGACCGCCGTGGACTACCCCGAGCCGTTTAAGGCCGAGATGTTTGATCGGATCGACGAAACCGAGGATGAGCGCTTCTACCAGATGGCGCGCAAGGTCGTCCATATTGACGAGCCGGCGATTGCGGCGGTGGGCGATTTCATCCAGACCGCGTTTGCGCCAAACGGCGTCTTGCTCGACCTGATGAGCAGCTGGCGTTCGCATCTGCCCCAGGGCTTTGCCAAGCAACGCCTGGTGGGCCTGGGCCTGAATATGGAGGAAATGGCCGATAACCCGGACCTGGACGACTATGTCGTGCATAACCTGAACACCGATCCCAGCCTGCCGTTTGAAGACGAGACGTTTCACGGCGCGCTGGTCACGGTTTCCATCCAGTACATGGTCAAACCGCTCGAAGTGTTCGCCGAGGTGGGGCGGGTGCTCAAACCGGGCGCGCCGTTCGCCGTCTTCTTCTCCAACCGCATGTTCCCGACCAAGGCGGTCCGTATCTGGCAAACGATCCGCGACGCGGGCAGACGCGAGCTGGTCGAGAAGTATTTTCAGCTCACCGATGGTTTTGAGGCGCCGCTGTTCTACGACCTGAGTCCCAACCCCGGCCAGTCCGATCCGCTGTACGTGGTGTGCGCCCGCACGAAATCTGCAGCCGACTGAGACCAGATCGAGCCATGGCTCCTGGTACGCGCCGGGTGCGCCCGACCCTCAGCCAGGAGCGTCGGCTGTGGCAACAGGGGTTTTGGGCGGTTGCCGGGGTTGACGAGGTCGGCATCGGGCCTCTGGCCGGCCCGGTTGTGGCCGCGGCGGTGATGTTCCCCGCCCAGCAGCCCGCCTCAGATATCGACATTCCGGCCGCCTGGCCTCAAGGCGTACGGGACTCCAAGACCCTCACCGCCACAGCCCGCCAGCGCCTGGACGCTGATATTCGTCGGGTCGCCCGCGCCATCGGGCTGGGGCTGGTCGAGGTCGAGGAGATTGACCGCATCAATATCTATCAGACTGGCCTCAAAGCCATGCGGCTGGCGGTCGAGGGGCTGGACCTCGCGCCCCAGCAGGTCTTGGTTGACGGCCGTCAGGTCCCGGGGCTGGCCTGCCCCCAGACCGCTTTCATCAAGGGCGACCGTGACATTTTCAGCATTGCCGCCGCCTCGATTATCGCCAAGGTCCACCGCGACCGGCTGATGATTGAGCTTGACGCCCGCTATCCGCACTACGGTTTCGCCCGGCATAAGGGCTATGCCACGGCCGCCCACCGAGCCGCCCTGCGCGAGTTCGGCCCGTGTCCGGTCCACCGCCGGTCGTTTCGTCTGGTGTGACCTACCCTTCACCCGGTGTCTGAAGAGCGATATACTGCGTGCGGGAAGGCGCCGACGCTGGAAAGGCGGATAATGCTCTCTTCTTGCCCAGGGGGTCATCATCGCCCAGCGTGCTGGAGAGGAGGAGTGCATGGCCATCGACGTGTGTATGCCCCGTCTCAGTGATACCATGGAGGAGGGCCGGATTCTCAAGTGGCTCAAGCAGCCTGGGGACCGGATTGAGATCGGCGACATCATCGCCGAGGTCGAAACCGACAAGGCCGATATGGAGATGGAAGCCCTCGACGAGGGCGTCCTGATCGAGATTCTCGTTCCCGAGGGCGGGATGGTCCCGGTCGGTGGGGTAATGGCCCGCCTCGGTGCTGCCGACGAAATCGTCGCCGCCGACAGCGCCGCACCGGAACCGCCCGCAGAAAACGGGATCGCCGAAACGCCGTCCCCGGAACCGCGCGCCCGCCCGCCCCCCCAAGGTCCGTGAGCTGCGGGAGATCCGTGCCCAGCGTGAACCGACACCGGCCGAAGAGACCGGACGGCTGCTCGCCTCGCCGGTGGTCAGACGCATGGCCCAGGAACTGAGTCTCGATCTCAGTCAGGTGCCGGGCAGCGGCCCGGGCGGCCGGATTGTCAAGCGCGATCTCGAAGCCTATACCGCAGCCCAGGCTCCGCTTGATGCCACAGCCAAGTCCCGAACAGAACTCCAAGCCGAGTCCCAAGCAGAACCCCAAATTGAGCCCCAGGCTGCGGCGCGGGCTTCTGCCGGCCCGGCAACGGCCACCAGAGAGCCATTTTCACGTATGCGGGCGACCATCGCCAAGCGTATGTCGGAGAGCATGCGCGAAGCGCCCCATTTTTACCTCACGGCCGAGATCAATATGTCCGAGGCGGTCCGGTTACGCACCGCGCTCAAGGCCAGCAACCGGGTGACCGAGGATGTGACCTACACCCATCTGCTGATGAAGGCGGTTGCCGTCGCCCTGGCTCGCCATCCGCGTCTCAACGCCAGTTTTGGCGGCGATGCCCGCGAGTATCAGGAGCACATCAATATCGGTCTGGCCGTCTCGCTCGACGACGGTTTGATCGTGCCGGTCTTGCACGACTGCGACAGCCTGTCGCTGCTCGAGATTGCGGCCCAGGCCACGGCGCTGGTCGAGCGCGCCCGCAGCGGCAAGCCCCGAGCCGAGGATTTGAGCGGCGGGACGTTTACGATTTCCAACCTCGGCATGCTGCCGATTGAACATTTTACGGCCATCATCAACCAGCCCCAGGCGGCCATCCTGGCCGTTGGGGCGATTAAGGAGCGGCCGGTGGTGCGGGACGGTCAGGTCACGATTGCGTCGATCATGATGGTGACCCTGTCGTGCGACCACCGCATCCTTGACGGCATGACTGGCGGACAGTTTTTGCAAGAGCTGAAGAGCCTGCTGGAAAATCCGGTGGGCCTGATGGTGTAGAGAAAGAGAGATGACGTGGAACGCTACGATCTGGTTGTGATAGGCGCCGGTCCGGGCGGCTATGTGGCCGCTATTCGGGCCGCCCAACTTGGGCTGACGGTTGCGGTTGTGGAAAAAGAACACGCCGGCGGGGTGTGTCTGAACTGGGGCTGTATTCCGTCCAAGGCCATCCTGACCTCGGCCGAGATGTATGAGGACCTCAAGGAGAGCGAACACTTTGGTATCAAGGTCCAGGGTTTGTCGTGCGACTACGGCCAGGTCATCAAACGCTCCCGAACGGTCGCCGGCCGCCTGGCCAAAGGGGTCGAGTTTCTGCTCAAGAAGAACAAGATTCCGCTGCTGCAAGGCGCCGGGCGTCTGGAGAGCCCGCACCGGGTGTCGGTCCGCGCCGACGGCCAGGCCGAGCAGCAGGTCGAGGCCGAACGGGTGCTGATCGCAACCGGCTCGAAGGAGCGCAGTCTGCCCGGCCTGGAGATCGACGCCGGCCAGGTCATCACCAGCTATGAGGCGCTGACCGACAGTGAAATCCCGGAGTCGGTGCTGATTGTCGGGGGCGGAGCGATTGGCTGCGAGTTCGCCTATATCTACAGCGTCTTCGGCAGCCGGGTGACGGTGGTGGAGATGGAGCCACAGCTGTTGCCTGGGGTTGATGCCGAGATTGCCCAGGAGTTGGAGAAGAGCTTTAAGAAAAAGGGCATTGAGGTGCTGACCGGCACCAAATTCGCCGGCATCGAAAAATTCCCGGCCCGTCTCGATGTCCAGCTCGACAATCAGGGGGAAGTGAAAGAACGCACCGCCAACAAGGTCCTGGTTGCGGTCGGCCGCGCGCCGCTGAGCGCCGACCTGGGTCTGGAAGCCCTGGGGGTGGAATTCGACCGGGGCTATATCAAGGTCAACGAACAGTTTCA contains:
- a CDS encoding ferritin-like domain-containing protein, with translation MIRVFPCVENTKLMELFRKGVEGQWSASVIDWDQPLGLDKAEQRAFAHVLTPVYLGEQTAMVGASSVIPQFFATHQTEAQLYLSTFLLDEARHFETITRFYNKMGLRPLEVRDLKVMFRYQARLFQSRDKVEWLWGILLSDILARHFYSILVKAHPTSLFAEFARRIIIDEARHLAFAELYLGEELKRKPELKSDFLKMRDELIGLMRAIHAGLKDEADFIGLDEKLLFDAVVYDVEKKVRRMQLHEPPQDEPA
- a CDS encoding diacylglycerol kinase family lipid kinase; amino-acid sequence: MAAIRLIVNPSSGRGRGRAVAKQAAQLLAGHGVTHEVCYSVSPHEPTRLARQALVDGAAAVVGIGGDGLVSQVAAELVGTRTPLGIIPAGRGNDFARGLGIPLDIPTACATLAAGRQRRIDVGQANGRYFFSMAVMGLAAEINRRANALTRLRTNGVYTLLTLATVFRSQPQFFSLEYEGGRRRCYSWLIAVGNTWSSGRGMALVPAARPDDGQLDACVVNGVGRLELLSVFPRVFKGRHVYHTGVETLCGRAMTIHADQPGDIYADGERIGPLPARLETIPQALSVFVPAAPQRGQGEGC
- a CDS encoding alpha/beta fold hydrolase, with the translated sequence MSYQEQRLTVRGTSIQLLSGGSGEPLLYLHSAGGEVSWLPFFEQLARHYRVYVPAHPGFGQSEGLDKIDGMEDLVFHYTDLMDELELVQPYVVGLSLGAWLAAELAVRYSQRVRKLALVSAVGLRVPGHPIADIFAANPAETRRLLFADPDSSLAKTFIPENPSPEVLSDVLKARAATARVGWNPYLCNPKLRERLYRVQVPTLIVWGEADRLVPRAHGDAYRDGIAGSQLVPIPDCGHAPPFEKPQETTAALVQFFEQ
- a CDS encoding class I SAM-dependent methyltransferase, producing the protein MDYPEPFKAEMFDRIDETEDERFYQMARKVVHIDEPAIAAVGDFIQTAFAPNGVLLDLMSSWRSHLPQGFAKQRLVGLGLNMEEMADNPDLDDYVVHNLNTDPSLPFEDETFHGALVTVSIQYMVKPLEVFAEVGRVLKPGAPFAVFFSNRMFPTKAVRIWQTIRDAGRRELVEKYFQLTDGFEAPLFYDLSPNPGQSDPLYVVCARTKSAAD
- a CDS encoding ribonuclease HII produces the protein MAPGTRRVRPTLSQERRLWQQGFWAVAGVDEVGIGPLAGPVVAAAVMFPAQQPASDIDIPAAWPQGVRDSKTLTATARQRLDADIRRVARAIGLGLVEVEEIDRINIYQTGLKAMRLAVEGLDLAPQQVLVDGRQVPGLACPQTAFIKGDRDIFSIAAASIIAKVHRDRLMIELDARYPHYGFARHKGYATAAHRAALREFGPCPVHRRSFRLV
- a CDS encoding 2-oxo acid dehydrogenase subunit E2, with protein sequence MAQELSLDLSQVPGSGPGGRIVKRDLEAYTAAQAPLDATAKSRTELQAESQAEPQIEPQAAARASAGPATATREPFSRMRATIAKRMSESMREAPHFYLTAEINMSEAVRLRTALKASNRVTEDVTYTHLLMKAVAVALARHPRLNASFGGDAREYQEHINIGLAVSLDDGLIVPVLHDCDSLSLLEIAAQATALVERARSGKPRAEDLSGGTFTISNLGMLPIEHFTAIINQPQAAILAVGAIKERPVVRDGQVTIASIMMVTLSCDHRILDGMTGGQFLQELKSLLENPVGLMV
- the lpdA gene encoding dihydrolipoyl dehydrogenase, coding for MERYDLVVIGAGPGGYVAAIRAAQLGLTVAVVEKEHAGGVCLNWGCIPSKAILTSAEMYEDLKESEHFGIKVQGLSCDYGQVIKRSRTVAGRLAKGVEFLLKKNKIPLLQGAGRLESPHRVSVRADGQAEQQVEAERVLIATGSKERSLPGLEIDAGQVITSYEALTDSEIPESVLIVGGGAIGCEFAYIYSVFGSRVTVVEMEPQLLPGVDAEIAQELEKSFKKKGIEVLTGTKFAGIEKFPARLDVQLDNQGEVKERTANKVLVAVGRAPLSADLGLEALGVEFDRGYIKVNEQFQTSCESVYAIGDVIGQPLLAHAASEEGVAAVECMRGVREKGVDQLRIPACIYCQPQIAVIGLSEQQARDQGYEVSIGKFPFLASGKALAAGHDEGLVKLVVDKQYGEILGCHIIGRGATDLIAEVGLARTLEATTAELTGTVHAHPTLSEAIMEAALSAEGRPINF